From a region of the Dictyostelium discoideum AX4 chromosome 2 chromosome, whole genome shotgun sequence genome:
- the carA-2 gene encoding G-protein-coupled receptor encodes MGLLDGNPANETSLVLLLFADFSSMLGCMAVLIGFWRLKLLRNHVTKVIACFCATSFCKDFPSTILTLTNTAVNGGFPCYLYAIVITYGSFACWLWTLCLAISIYMLIVKREPEPERFEKYYYLLCWGLPLISTIVMLAKNTVQFVGNWCWIGVSFTGYRFGLFYGPFLFIWAISAVLVGLTSRYTYVVIHNGVSDNKEKHLTYQFKLINYIIVFLVCWVFAVVNRIVNGLNMFPPALNILHTYLSVSHGFWASVTFIYNNPLMWRYFGAKILTVFTFFGYFTDVQKKLEKNKNNNNPSPYSSSRGTSGKTMGGHPTGDDVQCSSDMEQCSLERHPNMVNNQQNLNNNYGLQQNYNDEGSSSSSLSSSDEEKQTVEMQNIQISTSTNGQGNN; translated from the exons atgggtCTTTTAGATGGAAATCCAGCCAATGAAACATCattggttttattattatttgccgATTTTTCTTCAATGTTGGGTTGTATGGCAGTGTTGATTGGTTTTTGGAGATTAAAACTTTTGCGTAATCATGTTACAAAAGTAATTGCATGTTTTTGTGCTACCTCCTTTTGTAAAGATTTTCCTTCAACAATTTTAACTTTAACAAATACAGCTGTCAATGGTGGTTTCCCTTGTTATTTATATGCAATTGTAATTACATATGGTAGTTTTGCATGTTGGTTGTGGACTTTATGTCTTG caaTTAGTATTTATATGTTAATTGTAAAAAGAGAACCAGAACCAGaaagatttgaaaaatattattatttattatgttggggtttaccattaatttcaacaattGTTATGTTGGCAAAAAATACAGTACAATTTGTTGGTAATTGGTGTTGGATTGGTGTAAGTTTCACTGGATATAGATTTGGGTTATTCTATGGTCCATTCTTATTTATTTGGGCAATTTCAGCAGTATTGGTTGGTTTAACATCACGTTATACCTATGTTGTTATTCATAATGGTGTTAGTGATAATAAAGAGAAACATTTAACATACCAATTCAAATTGATCAACTATATCATAGTTTTCCTTGTTTGTTGGGTATTTGCAGTTGTTAATCGTATTGTAAATGGTTTAAATATGTTTCCACCAGCACTCAATATTCTCCACACCTATTTGAGTGTATCCCATGGTTTTTGGGCATCTGTCACATTTATCTATAATAATCCATTAATGTGGCGTTATTTTGGTGCAAAGATTTTAACAGTTTTCACATTCTTTGGTTACTTTACTGATGTACAAAAGAAATtggaaaagaataaaaacaataacaatccATCACCATATAGTTCAAGTCGTGGTACTTCTGGTAAAACTATGGGTGGTCATCCAACTGGTGATGATGTGCAATGTAGTTCCGATATGGAGCAATGTTCTTTGGAAAGACATCCAAATATGgtaaataatcaacaaaatctaaataataattatggtttacaacaaaattataatgatgaaggttcatcttcatcttctttatcatcatctgatGAAGAAAAACAGACTGTTGAAAtgcaaaatattcaaatttccACTTCAACAAATGGTCAAggaaataattga
- the mip1-2 gene encoding MEK1 interacting protein 1 has translation MDSQTSQDIPEILNDIFELMDRQIDEENKQQKDDKNKTIAHGTSQLVQHENPQEDFAFGVKNPIQQNEEEKKNEEEKQNEEVKQNEEEKQNEEVKQNVEEKQENRENEQHNEENEQQNGEQNKEEEQQSQQSQQSQQSQQSQQIDLNIKKEGEKQNQRQSSRQVVIIDLSDDDEDDEDDDGENDNDKPTPISNTETTETSTTTTTTTTNVNNQNNNQDKEVVDLTLSPPQSPVLVLTATRLANNNNNHNNDRNNNSNNNSNNRFLNRQANDFTFFRNNSFFNSRTQHQPPPPPSQQQFPIVLNIFNNHSGSAVGNGPIGNNGNGGNSLKKRKHYHNFDTDDDDDDDDDDDDDEDDDDEDDDDDDVHFDRRNQFPISPEDLFDENIDISFGFGGRDRNSDSSDDSFFRPTNRQSLVGTNRSAVRNNNNSNNNNTTATASIQTTKPEVIHILEKQGNSSLSSISENSELWKLQKEMEKENESKKAIDTQSNGGDKKSKNLECPICFEDTKPYVSTLCGHIFCSDCIVNALKKKKSCPVCNAKLHGKKPYHPIYI, from the exons atggaCAGCCAAACATCACAAGATATACccgaaattttaaatgatatatTTGAATTGATGGATAGGCAGATAGATGAAGAAAATAAGCAACAAaaagatgataaaaataaaacaattgctCATGGTACCTCTCAATTAGTTCAACATGAAAACCCACAAGAGGATTTCGCATTTGGTGTGAAGAACCCAATACAACAAAATGAAGAggagaaaaaaaatgaagagGAGAAACAAAATGAAGAGGTGAAACAAAATGAAGAGGAGAAACAAAATGAAGAGGTGAAGCAAAATGTAGAGGAGAAACAAGAAAATAGAGAAAATGAACAAcataatgaagaaaatgaacaacaaaatggagaacaaaataaagaagaggaacaacaatcacaacaatcacaacaatcacaacaatcacaacaatcacaacaaatAGACCTTAATATCAAAAAAGAGGGTGAAAAACAGAATCAACGCCAATCAAGTAGACAGGTAGTTATTATAGATTtgagtgatgatgatgaagatgatgaagatgatgatggtgaaaatgataatgataaaccCACACCTATTTCAAATACTGAAACTACTGAAACTTCCacaactaccactaccaccaccacaaatgTAAATAACCAAAACAACAATCAAGATAAAGA AGTTGTGGATCTTACTCTTTCTCCACCACAATCACCAGTTTTAGTACTGACAGCAACACGTTtagctaataataataataatcataataatgatagaaataataatagtaataataatagtaataatagattCCTTAATAGACAAGCGAATGactttactttttttagaaataatagTTTCTTTAATTCTAGAACACAACATCagccaccaccaccaccatctcaacaacaatttccAATAGtattaaacatttttaataatcatagTGGTAGTGCTGTAGGAAATGGCCCtattggtaataatggtaatggtggtaatagtttaaaaaagagaaaacaTTATCATAATTTTGATACCgacgatgacgatgatgatgatgatgatgatgatgatgatgaagacgatgatgatgaagacgatgatgatgatgatgttcaCTTTGATCGTAGAAATCAATTCCCAATTAGTCCAGAGGATCtttttgatgaaaatattgacATTAGTTTTGGGTTTGGTGGTAGGGACCGCAATAGTGACTCAAGCGACGACTCATTTTTTAGACCAACAAATCGTCAATCTTTGGTTGGCACAAATCGTTCAGCTGTCagaaataacaataatagcaataacaacaacactACTGCAACAGCATCCATCCAAACAACTAAACCAGAGGTAATTCATATACTCGAAAAACAAGGTAACTCATCATTATCCTCGATATCTGAAAATTCAGAACTTTGGAAACTTCAAAAAGAaatggaaaaagaaaatgaatcaAAGAAAGCAATTGATACGCAATCCAATGGCGgtgataaaaaatcaaaaaatttggaATGTCCAATTTGTTTTGAAGATACAAAGCCATATGTCTCAACTCTTTGTGGGCATATATTTTGCTCTGATTGTATCGTCAATGccttaaaaaagaaaaaaagctGTCCGGTCTGCAATGCAAAATTGCATGGAAAAAAACCTTATCATcctatttatatttaa
- a CDS encoding hypothetical protein (Similar to Haemonchus contortus (Barber pole worm). membrane aminopeptidase H11-4, isoform 4), giving the protein MRNIKHIQLKDMEEIDENDEEFEIDGDDIRPRKKSEFQSTQNKSTFKRLFEYLTETNFKKSLLIIAFCSFFIIFTITASLATKVISEQIIYSNIKLPGNVIPIHYFTHVDIRMEPKFNFNGTIVSTLNITSDKNDFIVIHADESTLSLNSIHLVSVPKYNSSKPVNSTDFDLESSITPTNKVYSPENSYYILFFKDLKKFLDKNGSIFNLYISYNGSLVDSEGTSTLRGLYLSSYKNPSNHSESKYLAVTQFEPVDARLSFPCFDEPSLKANWTIWITHPNNYKALSNMPAYLVEDNKVAHKTTTRFDTTPKMSSYLVCIVVHQFSSKSDFIDRRGKEGATSVPLTVWAADHLMDTVDFSLDMAKKSFVFFEDYFDILYPLPKMDLVAIPDFAAGAMENFGLMTFRESDLLYSNKTSDQENKQRVAEVVSHEIAHQWFGDLVTMKWWNDLWLNEGFATFMSYKCMQKVLIDEFDSEEIFQYSSKQPGLDIDASPFTHTISNNYTDPLDIMASFDSVTYDKGSSILLMLEAMIDRVKENAFRDGIRNYLKKYAYGNAETNDLWEMLYDSIARDPIMVIPDIMNQWTTYPGFPQIKIDSIGNNSYRITQSKFTQPNTTRPSDFNANSIWWMPIKVIDNCENTDDLYISNKSIQYKGWSDQACGTPAKDSFIFANSDATGFYRTLYDSSIFDKIVNRLNENATEHFTTLQRISFADDLYAFSKIGAIPTSVALKTFYYTTVSVEPNFVVWKDILSFLSFVHNRLETVVPCYIQYIKKAQYIFNKGLLPLIKLNITSDDELSYNQLELRKSAFSKVNSLSITSLRIHLNQIYLDNIDTPENIDPSIRAPLFSSIIQNGDIEEYEWVVNRFENTNAINERIDALKAISNPKNPQLIRNTLKMLLDGKIKSQDFYMVFLEMSYSPFARELAWNFLLDNFNFISENSTPGDIGKYVTYFASSMDSQAKIDQIKQFFTDAHPIPASSLANAISSIQYNMNWLKNQAPELCNFLNK; this is encoded by the exons ATGAGAAATATTAAACACATCCAACTTAAGGATATGGAAGAGATTGACgaaaatgatgaagaatttgaaattgatggtgatgatattAGACCAAGAAAAAAATCAGAATTCCAATCAACTCAAAATAAATCTACATTCAAAAGactatttgaatatttaactgaaactaattttaaaaaatcactACTTATCATTGCATTTTGttctttctttattatatttacaatTACTGCATCATTAGCCacaaaag tTATTTCAGAGCAAATTatatattcaaatattaaattaccaGGTAATGTTATaccaattcattattttacaCATGTCGATATTAGAATGGaaccaaaatttaatttcaatggtACAATTGTTTCAACATTGAATATTACAAGcgataaaaatgattttattgtGATTCATGCAGATGAAAGcacattatcattaaatagtATTCACTTAGTATCAGTACCAAAATATAATAGTTCAAAACCGGTCAATAGTACCGATTTCGATTTGGAGTCATCTATCACTCCAACAAATAAAGTCTATAGTCCCGAAAATAGCTATTACATCTTATTTTTTAAGGAtttgaaaaagtttttagat aaaAATGgaagtatttttaatttatatattagtTATAATGGATCATTAGTTGATTCAGAAGGTACGAGTACATTAAGAGGATTATATTTATCATCATATAAGAATCCAAGTAATCATAGTGAATCAAAGTATTTAGCAGTAACACAATTTGAACCAGTTGATGCAAGATTATCATTTCCATGTTTTGATGAACCATCATTGAAAGCCAATTGGACAATTTGGATTACACAtccaaataattataaagcACTCTCAAATATGCCAGCCTATTTAGTGGAAGATAATAAGGTAGCCCATAAAACAACCACTCGATTCGATACTACCCCAAAGATGAGTAGTTATTTGGTTTGTATTGTAGTTCATCAATTTAGTAGTAAATCCGATTTCATTGACCGTAGAGGTAAAGAAGGTGCAACCTCTGTTCCATTGACAGTTTGGGCCGCCGATCATTTAATGGATACCGTTGATTTTTCATTGGATATGGCAAAGAAATCATTTGTATTCTTTGAagattattttgatattcTTTATCCATTACCAAAGATGGATCTTGTAGCTATACCTG ATTTCGCTGCGGGTGCAATGGAGAATTTTGGTTTAATGACATTTAGAGAATCCGATCTACTATATAGTAATAAAACTTCAGATCAAGAGAATAAACAAAGAGTGGCAGAAGTGGTTTCACATGAGATTGCTCATCAATGGTTTGGTGATTTGGTCACAATGAAATGGTGGAATGATCTTTGGTTAAATGAAGGTTTTGCAACTTTTATGTCCTACAAGTGTATGCAAAAGGTATTGATTGATGAATTCGATAGTGAAGAGATCTTTCAATATAGTTCAAAACAACCTGGTCTAGATATTGATGCTTCACCATTCACTCATACAATCTCAAATAATTACACTGATCCATTGGATATTATGGCTTCATTCGATAGTGTAACCTATGATAAAGGTTCTTCAATTCTATTGATGTTGGAGGCAATGATTGATAGAGTTAAAGAGAATGCTTTTCGTGATGGTATTAGAAACTATTTGAAAAAGTATGCCTATGGAAATGCTGAAACCAATGATCTTTGGGAAATGTTGTATGACTCGATTGCACGTGACCCAATTATGGTAATACCTGACATTATGAATCAATGGACAACTTATCCAGGTTTTCCACAAATTAAAATCGATTCAATCGGTAACAATTCATATCGTATCACTCAATCTAAATTCACTCAACCAAATACAACTCGTCCAAGTGATTTCAATGCAAACTCTATTTGGTGGATGCCAATTAAAGTCATTGACAATTGTGAAAACACTGATGACCTTTACATCTCCAATAAATCCATTCAATATAAGGGTTGGAGTGATCAAGCTTGTGGTACCCCAGCAAAGGATAGTTTTATATTTGCAAACTCTGATGCCACTGGTTTCTATCGTACCCTCTATGATAGCTCAATCTTTGATAAGATTGTAAATAGACTCAATGAGAATGCCACTGAACATTTCACAACTCTACAAAGAATTTCTTTTGCTGATGATCTCTATGCATTCTCAAAGATTGGTGCAATTCCAACTTCTGTAGCTTTGAAAACTTTTTACTATACCACCGTCTCTGTTGAACCAAATTTCGTAGTTTGGAAAGATATCCTAAGTTTCCTTTCATTTGTTCACAATCGTTTAGAAACCGTTGTTCCATGTTATATTCAATACATTAAAAAAGCTCAatacattttcaataaaGGCTTATTACCACTCATCAAACTTAATATTACTTCGGATGATGAACTCTCCTATAATCAATTGGAATTAAGAAAATCTGCCTTTTCAAAAGTAAACTCCTTATCAATTACTTCTTTAAGAATTCATcttaatcaaatttatttagataata TTGATACACCAGAAAATATTGATCCATCAATTAGAGCTCCATTATTCTCATCAATTATACAAAATGGTGATATTGAAGAATATGAATGGGTAGTTAATAGATTTGAAAATACAAATGCAATCAATGAAAGAATCGATGCTTTGAAAGCAATTTCCAATCCAAAGAATCCACAATTAATTAGAAATACTTTAAAAATGCTTTTAGat ggtaaaattaaaagtcaAGACTTTTATATGGTTTTCTTGGAAATGTCATATTCACCATTTGCAAGAGAATTAGCTTGGAACTTTTTAttagataattttaatttcatttcaga gaATTCAACACCAGGTGATATTGGTAAATATGTAACCTATTTTGCATCATCAATGGATTCCCAAGCAAAAATTGatcaaattaaacaatttttcaCAGATGCTCATCCAATCCCAGCCTCTTCGTTGGCAAATGCTATATCAAGTATTCAATACAATATGAATTGGTTAAAAAACCAAGCACCTGAactttgtaattttttaaataaataa
- the nfyC-2 gene encoding hypothetical protein, with protein sequence MENQIHSLLHFPSSASTGSTSNSHNNHHNNNNNNNYNNNNNNNINNINNNHHHHHNYKSIQQHSPHSSTPNISTENVDIYSSHEANSSNGYNNGNNFSYSMNGNFNYNFSPMNSPHHSHNHPDTSNNNMLPLNDSGIHFNQHQHPSSASSSSSSSSSSLSSSSHHHHSNHHHHHPNLHINLPPIPQYPSLNDSSSNGNGTPALSSPSSTTPHPTTPHPTTPTSTPNQRFQSNGSSSFQNQLQNHLENKLSSFWSSQLRDIHKTEDFKTHELPLARIKKIMKSDKDVNKISSEAPILFAKACEILILEMTHRSWVHTEMNKRRTLQRTDIINSLSRCETFDFLIDMLPRDEIKPSRKYLDELSKAQVITPEYLQYLQLQQMATENQQKNNQNNQNNQNKNNQQILPQQRNLNIPHSPQLQEQSSNNNNNNNNNNNNNNSVSVKRSYSMEIQNSSPLSTPKKRSNSQDYNFQYNENNHNQSSLSQTQQLQQLNQQQQQQQQQQQQQQQQQQQQQQQHSQQISQQIHHIPTPSNSSSSLPPLPPHNSNHAHNNNNNNNNNNNNNNNNNLNNNNNNNNNNNNNNNNNNNNNNNNNNNNNNNNNNNNNNNNNNNNNNNNNNNNNNNNNNNNNNNNNNNNNNNTFDYSFNDSKNDEHKVSLNESNFISTPTNDNIISSSPSSQVYYYSDN encoded by the exons atggaaaatcaaattcataGTTTATTACATTTTCCATCATCTGCGTCCACAGGTTCCACATCAAATAgtcacaacaaccaccataataacaataataacaataattataataataataataataataatattaataatattaataataaccatcatcaccaccataattataaatcaattcaacAACATTCACCACATTCAAGCACTCCAAATATTTCCACTGAAAATGTAGATATTTATTCATCTCATGAAGCAAATTCAAGTAATGGTtataataatggaaataatttttcttaTTCAATGaatggtaattttaattataatttttccCCAATGAATTCACCACACCATAGTCATAACCATCCCGAtacaagtaataataatatgttaCCTTTAAATGATAGTGGAATTCATTTTAATCAACATCAGCATCCATCTTCTGCATCCTCCTCTTCCTCATCGTCATCTTCGTcattatcatcttcttcGCATCACCATCATAGtaatcaccatcatcatcatccaaATTTACACATTAACTTGCCACCAATACCACAATATCCTTCACTTAatgatagtagtagtaatggaAATGGGACACCTGCATTATCATCACCCTCTTCAACTACTCCACATCCAACTACTCCACATCCAACCACTCCAACCTCAACTCCAAATCAAAGATTCCAAAGTAATGGTTCAAGttcatttcaaaatcaacttcaaaatcatttagaaaataaactTTCAAGTTTTTGGTCTTCTCAACTAAGAGATATTCATAAAACTGAAGATTTTAAAACTCATGAATTACCATTAgcaagaattaaaaaaattatgaaatcCGATAAAGATGTTAat aaaatttCATCTGAAGCACCGATTTTATTTGCAAAAGCAtgtgaaattttaatattagaaATGACCCATAGATCATGGGTACACACTGAAATGAATAAAAGAAGAACTCTTCAAAGAACCGATATAATAAACTCATTATCAAGATGTGAAACCTTTGATTTTCTTATCGATATGTTACCTCGTGATGAAATAAAACCATCAAGAAAATATCTTGATGAGTTATCGAAAGCTCAAGTAATTACTCCTGAATATCTTCAATatttacaattacaacaaatgGCTACtgaaaatcaacaaaaaaataatcaaaataatcaaaataatcaaaataaaaacaatcaacAAATTCTACCACAACAacgtaatttaaatataccaCATTCACCTCAATTACAAGAACaaagtagtaataataataataataataataataataataataataataatagtgttaGTGTAAAAAGATCATATTCAATggaaattcaaaattcaagTCCACTTAGTACTCCAAAAAAGAGAAGTAATTCTCAAGATTATAATTTCcaatataatgaaaataatcataatcagTCATCATTAAGCCAAactcaacaattacaacaattaaatcaacaacaacaacaacaacaacaacaacaacaacaacaacaacaacaacaacaacaacaacaacaacaacatagCCAACAAATCTCCCAACAAATTCATCATATTCCTACACCTTCTAACTCATCATCATCTCTACCACCTTTGCCACCACACAATAGTAATCATgctcataataataataataataataataataataacaataataataataacaacaatttaaataataataataataataataataataataataataataataataataataataataataataataataataataataataataataataataataataataataataataataataataataataataataataataataataataataataataataataataataataataataataataataataataataataataataataataatacttttgattattcttttaatgactcaaaaaatgatgaacACAAAGTTTCATTGAAtgaatcaaattttatatcAACGCcaacaaatgataatataatatcTTCTTCTCCATCGAGTCAAGTTTACTATTATTCtgataattga
- a CDS encoding pirin family protein, producing the protein MMMDCFSTPVQRNNNINNNNNNSNNNNNNNNNNCTISTSGSSSSSSGGGEINCNKNEKEVIVKVLKNGLIESNSLFKVYRFEKNMCDGGGFVLNRLIGGDKELQHIDPFVLLDEINTNSPQEYEKGFPDHPHRGIQLVTYMLEGLMVHNDSLGNKVVLKTGDLQWILSGKGIVHSEMPSSTTSKLWVIHYWLNLPKQLKMVEPDYQYVSNESIPLIQRTNGNTDFMIKVISGQYLDNETKILHKSPLKSLGLNPQVLDIDIKLNTDNNNNNNQLISADNGDNGGDNNNNNNNNNNNNNNNNNNNNNDTNDNNGENNEEYTCKKESTTPFEIDINETFGSFLLVLDGPVSINNSKPIGPGKLIVFNRKSNNNNNNNNNNNCTNNNSNINNNSGGSDNIDIDNENCTFNRVSITSKSNSRLLFFSSKQIQEPIFKYGPFVMSDMNDIHQCFIDFEYGL; encoded by the coding sequence atgatGATGGATTGCTTCTCAACACCAGTCcaaagaaataataacattaataataataataacaatagtaataataataataataataataataataattgtacaATTAGTactagtggtagtagtagtagtagtagtggtggtggtgaaattaattgtaataaaaatgaaaaagaagttATTGTTAAAGTATTAAAGAATGGATTAATAGAGagtaattcattatttaaagtatATAGATTTGAAAAGAATATGTGTGACGGTGGAGGATTTGTATTGAATAGATTAATAGGTGGTGATAAAGAGTTACAACATATTGATCCATTTGTATTGTTGGATGAAATTAATACCAATTCACCTCAAGAATATGAAAAAGGATTCCCAGATCATCCACATCGTGGTATTCAATTGGTGACATATATGTTGGAAGGTTTGATGGTACATAATGATTCGTTAGGTAATAAAGTTGTATTAAAGACAGGTGATCTTCAATGGATACTATCGGGTAAAGGTATAGTACATAGTGAGATGCCATCCTCGACAACCTCTAAACTTTGGGTCATTCATTATTGGttaaatttaccaaaacaattgaaaatggttgAACCAGATTACCAATATGTATCGAATGAATCAATTCCATTAATTCAACGTACAAATGGTAATACTGATTTCATGATTAAAGTTATCTCTGGTCAATATTTAGATAATGAAACAAAGATATTACATAAAAGTCCTTTAAAAAGTTTAGGTTTAAATCCTCAAGTTTTAGATAttgatataaaattaaatactgataataataataataacaatcaaCTTATAAGTGCagataatggtgataatggtggtgataataataataataataataataataataataataataataataataataataataataataatgatactaatgataataatggtgaaaataatgaagaatatACTTGTAAAAAAGAATCTACTACtccatttgaaattgatataaATGAAACATTTGGTTcatttttattggttttagATGGTCCagtttcaataaataattcaaaaccTATTGGTCCTGGAAAACTTATTGTATTTAAtagaaaatcaaataataataataataataataataataataattgtacaaataataatagtaatataaataataatagtggtggtagtgataATATAGATatagataatgaaaattgtaCCTTTAATAGAGTTTCAATAACAtctaaatcaaattcaagacttttattcttttcatcaaaacaaattcaagaaccaatatttaaatatggaCCATTTGTAATGAGTGATATGAATGATATTCATCAATGTttcattgattttgaatatggtctttaa